Proteins encoded together in one Lathyrus oleraceus cultivar Zhongwan6 chromosome 5, CAAS_Psat_ZW6_1.0, whole genome shotgun sequence window:
- the LOC127079629 gene encoding uncharacterized protein LOC127079629, with protein MKCYNCQRFEHFSRECCSKRKENDADEAKVARQETDDENTLLVVITEENNGMDNSRKLLDNNYCSTKKVQKTRSEKNALVTIRDGVQGSDEWYLDSGCSTHMTGRKDWFVKINQATRSRVRFADNTTLAADGVGDVLIMRRDGGHSLIKDVLYIPEIKCNLLSIGQLLERNYTIRMENKVLCVLDQNGVLILKAPMAANRTFKIELKVMEHRCLATAASREEWL; from the coding sequence ATGAAGTGTTATAATTGTCAAAGGTTTGAGCATTTTTCGAGAGAATGTTGCTCAAAACGCAAGGAAAATGATGCGGATGAGGCTAAGGTAGCTAGGCAAGAAACGGATGATGAAAATACGCTTCTTGTGGTGATTACGGAGGAGAATAATGGCATGGACAACAGTAGAAAGTTGTTGGACAACAACTACTGCAGTACCAAAAAAGTGCAGAAAACGCGTTCGGAGAAAAACGCATTGGTAACAATTCGAGATGGAGTTCAAGGTAGTGATGAGTGGTACTTGGATTCTGGTTGTTCGACTCATATGACTGGTAGAAAGGATTGGTTCGTGAAGATCAATCAAGCCACACGAAGTAGAGTGAGATTTGCAGATAACACGACTTTAGCGGCTGACGGTGTCggtgatgttttgatcatgagaaGGGATGGTGGTCATTCCTTGATCAAAGATGTATTGTATATTCCTGAAATCAAATGTAATCTTTTAAGTATTGGCCAATTGCTTGAAAGGAATTACACGATTCGCATGGAAAATAAGGTTTTGTGTGTTTTGGACCAAaacggtgttttgatccttaaGGCTCCTATGGCTGCCAATAGAACTTTCAAGATTGAGTTGAAAGTTATGGAGCATAGGTGCTTAGCTACTGCTGCAAGTCGTGAAGAATGGTTATGA